GCCGGGCAGCGTGGAGGCCTACTACCAGGAGATTGGGCGCGCGGGGCGCGATGGGCGGAGGTCACGGGCGATTCTGCTGCACAGCTTTGCCGACCGGAAGATGCATGAGAGCTTTTTTGAGCGGGATTATCCGCCGGTGGAGGACCTGGCGCGGGTGGCGCGGGTGCTGACGGAGGAATTTGCTGCTCCCGAAGAACTGTGGGAGAAGCTGCGGATGAGCCCGGAGGTGTTTGGGCGGGCGGTGGACAAGCTGGCGGCGCAGGGCGCGGCGGCGTTTGATGTGGAGGGCCGGGTGCGCGGGTTGCTTCGCGCGACCGATGCGGGGCGCTGGCGGGGCGGCTACCAGGCGCAACGCGAGCACCGGCAGGCGCAACTGGACGACATGGCGGCGTTTGCGGAGGGGGCGCAGTGCCGGATGTCGGCGCTGGTGCGGCATTTTGGGGACACTCCCGGTGCGCCATGCGGGATTTGCGATTTCTGCTCGCCGGAGACGGCGGCGGCGGCGCGGTTTGTGGAGCCGGATGCGCAGGAGGGGCGGCAGTTGCGGCGCATTTTGCGGGAGCTGAAGGAGGGAGGCGGGCGCTCGGTGGGACGGCTGCAGACCGAGGCGGGCGTGGACGGCGACCGCCGCGCCTTTGACGCGCTGCTGGATGGGCTGGCGCGCGCTGGGATGGTGACGCTGACGACGGAGACGTGGACGAATCCCGAGGGGCGCGAGGTGACGTATCGCAAGGCGGCGCTGACCTATGAGGGACGAGGCTGGCAGGAGCCGGAGCCGCTGCCGGTGCTGCTGCGGGCGGTGGGCGAGGATGGGGCGGCGGCGGCTCCTAAAAAGAAGAAGAAAGCTGCGCCGGAGGTAGCGGTGGAGTTGACGGCGGAGCAGACGGAGCTCGAAAACCGGCTGCGGGCCTGGCGCAAGGCGGAGGCATCGGCGACGGGCAAGCCGGCCTTTCTGGTGCTGACGGATGCGGCGCTGCGGGGACTGGCGGCGGCGGGGCCGAGGAATCTGGCGGAGCTGACGGGGATTCATGGGATTGGGCCGGTGAAGGCGGAGCGGTATGGCGCGGAGCTGGTGGCGATTTGCCGGGGGGATTGAGTGCCCTTTTCGGCGGCGTGAGGGTGGGGATGGTGGGAGAGACTTCGGGCCGCATCTGGCGCCCGGGAGATTGCCGGGATTCTTCGGCCGTTGGCCTCAGAATGACGCGTCGCCCCTGAGGGCATTCCCTCAGGGGCTGAAGCCCCTTCTTTTGCGCGCGGCGAATGGCATGGCTAAAGCCATGCCCTGATACAAGAAACCAATAAGAACCCACATCTCTTCGAGATGTGGGACACCCGCAGGTGCCTCCGCTCACTTCGTTTGGCCGGGATGACAATTACATCTTAAATTAATGTAAATAAACAACTTTCTACTTCTATAATGTCTATACGAGTCCTGCACAGATATGCAAAATCAAGGGTTTGCGAAAAATATCTGCACGGAATCTGCACAGAACGCGTCCAAATGATGGAGGCGAATATGGCATTCGTCACCGACAAAACGGAACTCAAGCCGGGCCTGATCCTCTTCCGACGCGGCGACGTGGATCATCGCATGTGGTATTGCCGCATGAAGATGCCGAAGGCAGACCGCTATAAAACGGTTTCGCTCAAAACGACTGACATTGATGTGGCGCGGGACCGCGCCTTCGACCAGGATGCGGACATTCGCTTTCGCTTGAAGCATGACGTTCCTGTCTTCAACCATCCCTTCCGCGAGGTAGGGCGCGAATACCTGCTGACGCAAGAGGCGCGGGCGAAGCGGGGAGAGATCAGTGCTGCACGCCCCAAGAAAATGCGCGCGGTCATTGAAGGTGCATTAGACCGCTATGTCGGTTCCACGCAGGTGCACCTTATTGGCGACGAGCTTTGGGGAGGCTATCCGGCATGGCGGCGGGTGAATGGTGCAGGACGCAACCGGCGTAACGGCGTTCGGGAAATTACCGACGAGATGGCGCAAGCTTTTGCGAATAAGGAAGCCGAGCGCCGCACCAAGGTTCAGAAGACTCTTGGCATTCGGGTGATGAAGCCGATTGAGGTCAAGCCTTCGGAAGAACGGACGGTTCCTTTCATCAGTGATTCCACCATCCGCTTTGAGATGTCGATCTTTGGCGCGGTGATGAATTACGCCATCAAGAAACGCTATGTTCCGGCGAGCCAGCGTTTCGACGAGCGCCCGAAGCTCAAGACGATGCGGCGGGATGAGTTCACACTGGAGGAATATCGCAAGCTGCATACGGTCGGACGGAAGTGGATTGCGGCAGCGGATAAACCGTCAAGCGTCTGGTATCGGACTGTTACGTACAACATGATTCTGATTGCGTGTAATACAGGGATGAGGCCTGCGGAGATGAGGAATCTTCGCTGGCGCGACATCATGTCGGCGAAGGACCGTGAAGGGCGGGAGATTGTTGTGCTGTTTGTTCAGGGCAAAGGGAAGTCGCGCAAGTTGGTCGCTCCTAAGAGCGTCGGAGATTATCTGGAACGCATTCGCGTAATCTCCAAGGCCACGGAGCCGGAGGACAGGGTATTTACTAACGTTGTGGGCAAACCCACAACGACTCTGTACAGCGCTTTGATTGCCGATCTTCTGAACGTGGCGAAGTTGCGCGAGGGCACGCAGGGCGTGCCGCGCTCCACTTATTGCTTCCGGCACACCTACGCCACGCTCCGATTGCAGGAGGGCGTGGACGTCTATTTCCTCGCCGAGCAGATGGGGACCTCCGTCCACATGATCGAGGAACACTATGGGCATGTGAACACCATCAAGCACGCCGACCGCGTATTGCAGGGCATGGCGGGGTGGGAGTTGCCGCACCCCGAAGTGGACTTTACCAGGGCCAAAGCGTCGAAAGCGGCGGAGACGCACGATAAGTCCAAGCGAGTCCAGCACCGCAGGACAGGCTGACCGTGGAATCTTCCCGAAGCTGTCTTTGGCCGGAGCCGCTGGCGGAGGCCTCGCGATATTCAAGGTTAACTACTTCGGATATTCGTTCTGATTTGCCGCGCCCCGCTGGGGCGTTCTTAGCGGCAAATCTCCGTGCGCGAGCCGCCGCTGGCGGCGTTCTTCGTGCGATGCTGTTTGGTCGATGGAAGCAAATCATTACTCAAAGGGTTAGATGCTCTCCGCCTTCACCAGACACCAGTCCCCATGAGAGGTGAGTACAGCCTTCGTTACTGCGGCCGGATCAACCAGTGCGTTTTGATTCGATGACAAAGGGTTCTCCCATCATCATGTTGTAGTGATTGAGGTGATTCGTCCTGACGAAGATGTTTTTGAATACTTCCCGTTGTTTCTGGACGGCACTATCGTCAAGCGTCGTGAATATATCGTCCGGTATGGAATGTGAGCCATCATTCACCCAGCTAAAGAGAGCTTTGCAGATCAACTTTTCCTCGCCGTCGAACAGATCAAGGATTTCGTCATACCCAATTCCGCCAAGGATGCGGAAGTAATGTTCCAAAATGCGCCGCATTGCATTCTGGACTCCCGGTGCTTGTGGGCTACCGTTGCGGACTTCAGACCAAAGTAAATCGTAGGACGTTTTGATCGGATTGATCGTATACTTCAGAATCTTCGACTTCCCGTCGACCTTCCGTATGATCCAGAATGTCTCTTCTTTGAACGCCTGCCCCGCAGAGCGGTCTTTATGGAAAGTAATTTCTTTGTGAAAGTAGACGTTGTGGGTAAGGATAAATACCTGTTTGATATGGCTGCGATTGGCGCGCACCTCTTCGAGGATCTGACGAATCAGGCTTCCGACGATAAAAAGAACATCGCTGTCCAAGCTGGATACCGGGTCATCAAAGACAACCACCCTATCCGTGGTGACGCCCGACGACGATTCGCTCCCTTTCAACAAGTGATAGAAATACAGAAACGTGATGAAGCTGCGCTCGCCTTCGCTCAAGGTCTCTTTTGCATCGCTTCCGTCGGGCCTGCGTAGCCTATAAAGATTGGTGTTAGTCGCCTCCAGAGAAAAACTTCTAAAGCCGAATGCGTTCAGGAGCTTGTTAATTTCATCGACGGTTGGCCGGACACTGGTGGTTTGCTTCTCCAGGTTCCGTATCTCAGCGTCCTTCGCTTTCCGGTCGAACGTTGCTTTTTCTATCTGCTGCTCAAGGGAACTGATGGCGGTGTCCACGCTTTTCTTA
The DNA window shown above is from Acidobacterium capsulatum ATCC 51196 and carries:
- a CDS encoding RecQ family ATP-dependent DNA helicase, whose translation is MELVELLRSVFGFAGFRENQEAVCRAVAGGRDALLVMPTGAGKSICYQLPALARGGPAVVVSPLIALMDDQAGRLASHGVRTARIHSGVPREEARQACRDYLDGTLQFLFIAPERLRVPGFPEMLARRTPALIAVDEAHCISGWGHDFRPDYRTLGEWLPMLRPAPIIALTATATPRVQQDIVTQLRLENPALFVHGFRRENLALEVVEMSKPRRHGFIQDYLKAAERRPAIVYAPSRKAADELAAELGERFPAAAYHAGLEPAVRERVQKGFLAGEIEVVVATIAFGMGIDKADIRTVMHAALPGSVEAYYQEIGRAGRDGRRSRAILLHSFADRKMHESFFERDYPPVEDLARVARVLTEEFAAPEELWEKLRMSPEVFGRAVDKLAAQGAAAFDVEGRVRGLLRATDAGRWRGGYQAQREHRQAQLDDMAAFAEGAQCRMSALVRHFGDTPGAPCGICDFCSPETAAAARFVEPDAQEGRQLRRILRELKEGGGRSVGRLQTEAGVDGDRRAFDALLDGLARAGMVTLTTETWTNPEGREVTYRKAALTYEGRGWQEPEPLPVLLRAVGEDGAAAAPKKKKKAAPEVAVELTAEQTELENRLRAWRKAEASATGKPAFLVLTDAALRGLAAAGPRNLAELTGIHGIGPVKAERYGAELVAICRGD
- a CDS encoding tyrosine-type recombinase/integrase is translated as MAFVTDKTELKPGLILFRRGDVDHRMWYCRMKMPKADRYKTVSLKTTDIDVARDRAFDQDADIRFRLKHDVPVFNHPFREVGREYLLTQEARAKRGEISAARPKKMRAVIEGALDRYVGSTQVHLIGDELWGGYPAWRRVNGAGRNRRNGVREITDEMAQAFANKEAERRTKVQKTLGIRVMKPIEVKPSEERTVPFISDSTIRFEMSIFGAVMNYAIKKRYVPASQRFDERPKLKTMRRDEFTLEEYRKLHTVGRKWIAAADKPSSVWYRTVTYNMILIACNTGMRPAEMRNLRWRDIMSAKDREGREIVVLFVQGKGKSRKLVAPKSVGDYLERIRVISKATEPEDRVFTNVVGKPTTTLYSALIADLLNVAKLREGTQGVPRSTYCFRHTYATLRLQEGVDVYFLAEQMGTSVHMIEEHYGHVNTIKHADRVLQGMAGWELPHPEVDFTRAKASKAAETHDKSKRVQHRRTG